The proteins below are encoded in one region of Apium graveolens cultivar Ventura chromosome 4, ASM990537v1, whole genome shotgun sequence:
- the LOC141718653 gene encoding uncharacterized protein LOC141718653, which produces MGPNYPSSLKRVWMWAKDALVNGRTISFELSEEAFGVTKKHVIFLQDVHAVCATGEMFGSVIIIFIDFLYKYVKKTKMTNLIAFVDPGMIGAIGCDNSGERSHALANHFMNAKEGQCFLIPFNDLNQWSLTVVVPTTEVVYHMDPLKLRIASDEWVERGVLDCGLFVMGYMKEICYDKDLEFAAKWIRESNLAYSEDDVNTIKMDFAKFFMKRYSC; this is translated from the exons ATGGGTCCGAATTATCCATCATCCTTAAAACGGGTGTGGATGTGGGCAAAGGACGCTTTAGTCAATGGTAGAACAATCAGTTTTGAATTAAGTGAGGAAGCCTTTGGTGTCACAAAGAAACACGTCATCTTTCTGCAAGATGTACATGCCGTGTGCGCTACCGGTGAAATGTTCGGATCTGTCATTATCATATTCATTGA CTTCTTGTATAAGTACGTGAAAAAGACTAAAATGACGAATTTGATAGCTTTTGTCGATCCTGGTATGATTGGTGCAATTGGATGCGATAATTCAGGAGAGAGGTCACATGCCCTTGCCAACCATTTTATGAATGCTAAGGAAGGACAATGCTTTCTTATTCCTTTTAATGATTT GAATCAGTGGTCATTGACCGTTGTTGTTCCGACGACAGAGGTAGTGTACCACATGGATCCTCTTAAGCTTCGTATTGCGAGTGATGAATGGGTAGAG AGAGGGGTCCTCGACTGTGGCCTTTTTGTCATGGGATACATGAAGGAAATCTGCTATGACAAAGATCTCGAGTTTGCAGCTAAG TGGATTCGTGAAAGCAACTTGGCTTATAGTGAGGATGACGTTAACACAATCAAGATGGACTTTGCCAAATTTTTCATGAAGCGTTATTCATGTTAA